The window TCCACCATTTTCCGAAATCGTCCAAGCGCCGCCAGAAACAAGGCCAATCCAATCGCCGTGATGGCGAGAAATTGAGGCCATACCGCGGAGAACCCGGCACCGCGATAGATGATCGCCTGCGCAAAACTGACGAAGTGTGTGGTCGGCGCCGCCAACATAATGTACTGCACGATATCCGGCATGCTTTCCCTCGGCGTGATGCCCCCGGACAACAACTGCATAGGCAGTATCACCAGAATAATCAGCAGTCCCAGTTGCGGCATGGAACGTGCAACCGTGCCGAGGAAAATCCCCATGGATGTCGTGGAGAACAGATGCAGCGCCACGCCGATTAGAAATAAGGGTATCGACCCTGCAATCGGCACATCCAACACTCCCTGAATCACCACATATAGTGACATGGCAGCCCCCAGTAGAACGACCAGACCATTAGACCACACCTTCGCCGCCATGATTTCCAGTGGCGACAACGGCATCACCAGCAAATGCTCCAGAGTGCCGTGCTCTTTCTCTCGGATCAACGCAGCGCCGGTGAGAATAATCGACAGCAGTGTGATCTGAGAAATAATCTCCATCACGCCACCGAACCAGTATCCCGTCAGATTAGGGTTAAACATGACGCGCACATTCTGCTCTATCGGCAGCGCCGCATCATCACGGCGTCCGCTGACGAACTCGTTCACCTCCGCCGTCACGATACTGCGAATGTAGGTAGCGCCAATGAACGCCTGCGTCATGGCGGTGGCGTCGATATTCACCTGTACATCCGCACTGCCTCCCGCCATCACATCCTTCTGAAAACCGGACGGAATAACCACCACAAAGGTGTAGCGCCCTTCATCCATTCCCGCGTCCACCTCTGCATAAGAGATCAACTCCGGCTCTTTGAAGTGCGGAGGGTAAAACGCATTCGCAATGCGTAAAGACAGTTGGCTCTGATCCTCATCCACGATTGCAAGCGGCGCGTTGCGCAGTTCCCGCGAGGCCGCCGTCGCGGCGCTGTACACAATGATCGTGAAGGCCGCCAGAACAAAAATCAGCAACGCCCGATCATGCAGAAAGCTGCGAATCTCTTTCACTCCCAGGCGGCGAATATTGGCTAATCTGGTGCTCATATCAACGCCCCTGCTTTTTCAGAGTTAATACCGACAGCACAGTAACCACCGGAATGAAGGCGGCGAGAATCAGGAAATAGCGGTACAGATCCGCAAACTCCAGCGCCTTGGTGAAGGTTCCCCGACTGATAATCAGAAAGTAAGTAGTTGGATACAGACTGCCGATCCAGGCTCCAGCCCCTTCCAGGGAGGACACCGGGTCCGTCATACCGGAAAACTGCACCGCAGGAACCAGTGTGGCCAACGCCGTCCCCGCCAACGCGGCAATCTGGGTCCGGGTGAATGATGACACCAGCAATCCCAACCCTGTCGTCGCGGTGACATACAACAGCGCCGCAACGCTTAGCGCAGCGAAGCTACCTTTGATGGGCACATCGAAGAAAAAAACCGACTGCGCCACCAGTAACAAAAAGCTGATCATACTGACAAGAATGTATGGCGCCTGCTTGCCCAGCAGAAACTCCAACCGCGTCACCGGCGTGACATACAGATTGACGATGGAGCCCAGCTCCTTCTCCCGCACCACCGCCAGCGCCATCAAGATGGCGGGGATGAAAATCAGCAGCATGGGTATCACCGCGGGAACCATGGCGTAGATGCTGCGGAAATCCTGGTTGTATCGATAACGCATTTCCAAATTGACTGGAGACAACGCGGGCGCCGAACCCAATGATCGTATGGCGAGATCGCCAAGGTAAGCGTAGTGGGCGGCGGACAAATATCCTTTGATCGTCTCGCCCCGGAACGGCATGGCGCCATCCAGCCATACCGCCACGCCTGTCTGCCGTCCGCGGCGTATGTCGCGCCCGTACCCAGAAGGGATTTCCACCACGAAGCTGAGTTCGCCGCTGCGCATGCGACGATCCACATCCTCATAGGTAGACGCCTGCGGCTGCTGAATGAAATAGCGCGATCCCGCCAGATACTGAACGTAGTCACGGCTTTCCGGCGTTTGATCCTGATCGTAGACGGCGAACGCCAGATCCTCTACATCCAGACTGACGCCGTATCCCAGTACGAACATCAAGATCACCGAACCTAAGAGCGCGAACGTCAGGCGAATCGGATCTCGTAAAAACTCCAGCGATTCCCGGTGCGCATAGGCCAACATTCGGCGCATATTGAAGCCTCGCGCCATGGCCGGCTTGGAGCGCTCGGGGGACGGGCTCTCTATCGTAGAAGATTCATCGCCAGCGTTGTTTTCAGCGCCCTGCCCCTCGCTGGCGGCTTCAGTCAGGCAACTGACGAACGCTTCTTCAAAGCTCTCCGCTTGACGTTGCGCCACAATATTTTGAGGTGTGTCGCAGGCCAATACTTTACCGGCGTGCATCAACGAAACACGGTCACAGCGCTCGCCTTCATTCATGAAGTGAGTGGAAATAAATATGGTCACCCCATCCTGGCGGGAAAGCTGAATAAGATGCTCCCAGAACCGATCCCTCGCCACCGGGTCCACGCCGGAGGTGGGCTCATCCAGAATAAGAATTTTCGGCTTGTGGACGACCGCCACCGCCAGCGAAAGACGCTGCCGAATCCCCAGGGGCAGAGATTCCGCAAATTCATTTTCATATGCCTGCAGATCAAACCCGCTCAACAGTTCCTGGGTTCGCGTTTCCGACTGGCGGGCATCCAGCCCAAATATACGCGCGTGCAGCATAAGGTTTTGGCGCACGGTCAACTCAGCGTAGAGTGAAAACGACTGCGACATGTACCCCACGTTTCTCTTCGCTGACAGGTCGTTCGACGCCATTTCAGCGCCAAACAGTCGCACGACGCCAGTAGTGGGTGGAGACAACCCGGTGAGCATCTTCATCGTGGTGGTTTTACCGCAGCCGTTAGAGCCGATAAAACCGAAGATTTCTCCCTGACGAATACTGAAACTCACATGATCTACCGCCGTGAAATCGCCAAAGCGTTTAACCAGCCCTTCCGCTTCGATGGCGGGGGTCGACGAACGCTCCCGCCAGGGGGAGATCGTCAGCTCACGATGTCCCTTGCGGCTTTCTTCCGGCAGCAAGCGGATAAACGCCTCATCGAGATTTCCCGCCCCGGTTCGCGTCTTCAATTCCATTGGCGTTCCCGTCGCCAGAATGCGCCCCTTATCCATCGCCACCAGCCAGTCAAAACGCTCCGCTTCATCCATGTAGGCTGTGGATACCAGCACGCTCATGCGACCAGCGTCGCCCCGCAGCTCATCAATCAATCGCCAGAACTGGCGACGGGACAATGGGTCAACGCCGGTGGTCGGCTCATCCAGAATCAGCAAGTCCGGGTCATGAATCAGGGCGCAGCACAGACCCAGCTTTTGTTTCATGCCGCCGGAAAGCTTACCCGCCGGCCGCTCGCGAAATCGGCTAAGACCCGTGCTGCGCAACAAAGTATTGATACGATGATGACGCTCCCTTTTATCCAGACCAAACAGGCGACCAAAGAAGTCCACGTTCTCGAAAACAGAGAGAGAAAAGTACAGGTTTTTCCCAAGCCCTTGCGGCATATAAGCGATGCGGGGGGACAATTCATCGCGCACATTATCGTCGCTGATGTCGCCGCCCAATACGCTCACTGAGCCGCACTGAATGCGCGCGGCCCCGGAGATCAGATTCAACAGACTGGACTTGCCGACGCCATCGGGACCAATGATCCCGGCGATGACGCCGGCGGGAATATTCAGGCTCAGCGTTTGTAGCGCGATAAGGTCGCCGTATCTATGTTCGAGCCCATTGATTTCGACAACCGGCGCAGCTGAACTCACTGCAGCCTCACTTGCAGGTCATCCGGCCAGTCGGCGGCGTCTTCCAGTTTCACAAAAGCCACGCCGGTAACCCCGGTTTTGACTTTTTCCTGATGCGCTTTCAGCAAGTCAGGATCAATTTTCACTTTCACCCGGAACATCAGTTTCTCACGCTCCGTCTGCGTCTCCACCTGCTTGGGCGTGAATTGCGCTCGGGGCGCCACATAAGAAACCCTGGCGGGAATACGCAAGTCCGGCAAGGCGTCGACCACTACTCGCGCATCCGCGCCTACTGACAACACGCCAGCCTGATACGTAGGAAGAAAAATCGTCATGTAGACGTCGGTCAGGTCCAACAACGCCAGCACCTTGCCGCCAGAACCCAGCACCTCTCCCGGTTCCGCCAACCGATAGAGCACCCGGGCGTCGATAGGCGCTTTCAACTCGGATTCGGCGATATTAGCGTGCAGGCGCTCAATGGCCGCTTGCGCAGCTTCAATCGCCGCCTGTGCTTCCACCACCTTAATGCGGGCGGCCTTCAGTGCGGCTTCAGCCCGGAGCTTGGAGGTCTTGTCCAGGTCCAGTTTCTCTGCAGAGACGTGGCCTTTCTGACTCAACTGAGTAGAACGAGTCAGCTCCTTTTCCGCAAAGCTCAACTCACTTTCATATTGATCCACCACCGCTTCCGCGTACTTGGCGGATTCCTGCACCTGCCGCAGCGTAGCCTGGGCCTGACGCAACTCCGCCTGCAGATCGTCCACATTGATGCGCGCCAGCACTTGCCCGGCTTTCACCATTTCCCCCTCTTCCACCAGGACTTCCTCAACCCGTCCCGGCAGCTTTGTCGCGACATCAATCTCCTGCGCTTCCAGACGCCCATTTCCCCGGGCGATGGAGTCCGGTAGACTGTCCGGCTGGTAGGCCATGTAGGCGAATCCGGCCGCCGCCAGCAATAGCGCCGGAACCAGAAACCTGATCCATTTTTTCTGCGATTCGCGCTGCAATTCGCTGTTCATTTCTCCTCCTCCCTCGTACAAATTCGAAAACGAAAGGAACAATAAAGAAAAATGATCGCGACAACGCTGACGAGCGTCAAATCCGATTCGCAAAGGCGCTTAGTTATCAGAAACTTAACGAACGGCGGCGTCTATCCGCCATCCCGGAGACTTGGACATGATCAGACATTTTGTATTCGTGAAGTTTAAAGACAGCCTATCCGAGGCGGATGTGGCGGCAATGGTCGAGCGTTTCGCCAAGATGGCGGAAGAAATGGACGAAGTCGCCGCATTTGAATACGGCCCCAACAATAGTCCAGAGGGACTGACCAAAGGCCTGGAGCATTGCTTCAATCTGTCCTTCGCCACTATCGCGGACCGCGACGCCTATCTTCCTCACCCCAAGCATGAAGCGTTCAAAGAGGTTTTCGTTCCAACCATCGCTGATGTCATGGTGTTCGATTACGAAGTGGCGGAATAACGCACGAAAGCTCCCGAGACCAACCTGAAGATATCGCCAGGGTTTGTCTCGGGACTATGGTTACCCCTTTACTTA is drawn from Hahella sp. KA22 and contains these coding sequences:
- the rbbA gene encoding ribosome-associated ATPase/putative transporter RbbA, yielding MSSAAPVVEINGLEHRYGDLIALQTLSLNIPAGVIAGIIGPDGVGKSSLLNLISGAARIQCGSVSVLGGDISDDNVRDELSPRIAYMPQGLGKNLYFSLSVFENVDFFGRLFGLDKRERHHRINTLLRSTGLSRFRERPAGKLSGGMKQKLGLCCALIHDPDLLILDEPTTGVDPLSRRQFWRLIDELRGDAGRMSVLVSTAYMDEAERFDWLVAMDKGRILATGTPMELKTRTGAGNLDEAFIRLLPEESRKGHRELTISPWRERSSTPAIEAEGLVKRFGDFTAVDHVSFSIRQGEIFGFIGSNGCGKTTTMKMLTGLSPPTTGVVRLFGAEMASNDLSAKRNVGYMSQSFSLYAELTVRQNLMLHARIFGLDARQSETRTQELLSGFDLQAYENEFAESLPLGIRQRLSLAVAVVHKPKILILDEPTSGVDPVARDRFWEHLIQLSRQDGVTIFISTHFMNEGERCDRVSLMHAGKVLACDTPQNIVAQRQAESFEEAFVSCLTEAASEGQGAENNAGDESSTIESPSPERSKPAMARGFNMRRMLAYAHRESLEFLRDPIRLTFALLGSVILMFVLGYGVSLDVEDLAFAVYDQDQTPESRDYVQYLAGSRYFIQQPQASTYEDVDRRMRSGELSFVVEIPSGYGRDIRRGRQTGVAVWLDGAMPFRGETIKGYLSAAHYAYLGDLAIRSLGSAPALSPVNLEMRYRYNQDFRSIYAMVPAVIPMLLIFIPAILMALAVVREKELGSIVNLYVTPVTRLEFLLGKQAPYILVSMISFLLLVAQSVFFFDVPIKGSFAALSVAALLYVTATTGLGLLVSSFTRTQIAALAGTALATLVPAVQFSGMTDPVSSLEGAGAWIGSLYPTTYFLIISRGTFTKALEFADLYRYFLILAAFIPVVTVLSVLTLKKQGR
- a CDS encoding HlyD family secretion protein produces the protein MNSELQRESQKKWIRFLVPALLLAAAGFAYMAYQPDSLPDSIARGNGRLEAQEIDVATKLPGRVEEVLVEEGEMVKAGQVLARINVDDLQAELRQAQATLRQVQESAKYAEAVVDQYESELSFAEKELTRSTQLSQKGHVSAEKLDLDKTSKLRAEAALKAARIKVVEAQAAIEAAQAAIERLHANIAESELKAPIDARVLYRLAEPGEVLGSGGKVLALLDLTDVYMTIFLPTYQAGVLSVGADARVVVDALPDLRIPARVSYVAPRAQFTPKQVETQTEREKLMFRVKVKIDPDLLKAHQEKVKTGVTGVAFVKLEDAADWPDDLQVRLQ
- a CDS encoding ABC transporter permease, which gives rise to MSTRLANIRRLGVKEIRSFLHDRALLIFVLAAFTIIVYSAATAASRELRNAPLAIVDEDQSQLSLRIANAFYPPHFKEPELISYAEVDAGMDEGRYTFVVVIPSGFQKDVMAGGSADVQVNIDATAMTQAFIGATYIRSIVTAEVNEFVSGRRDDAALPIEQNVRVMFNPNLTGYWFGGVMEIISQITLLSIILTGAALIREKEHGTLEHLLVMPLSPLEIMAAKVWSNGLVVLLGAAMSLYVVIQGVLDVPIAGSIPLFLIGVALHLFSTTSMGIFLGTVARSMPQLGLLIILVILPMQLLSGGITPRESMPDIVQYIMLAAPTTHFVSFAQAIIYRGAGFSAVWPQFLAITAIGLALFLAALGRFRKMVETTQS
- a CDS encoding Dabb family protein, which translates into the protein MIRHFVFVKFKDSLSEADVAAMVERFAKMAEEMDEVAAFEYGPNNSPEGLTKGLEHCFNLSFATIADRDAYLPHPKHEAFKEVFVPTIADVMVFDYEVAE